From a single Rutidosis leptorrhynchoides isolate AG116_Rl617_1_P2 chromosome 5, CSIRO_AGI_Rlap_v1, whole genome shotgun sequence genomic region:
- the LOC139847061 gene encoding NAD(P)H dehydrogenase (quinone) FQR1-like codes for MATKVYIVYYSMYGHVKKLAEEIKKGAASVEGVEATLWQVPETLHEDVLGKLGAAPKSDTPIISAAELTEADGFIFGFPTRFGMMSAQFKAFFDSTGGLWGAQSLSGKPAGIFYSTGSQGGGQETTALTAITQLVHHGMIFVPIGYTFGAGMFEMEKVKGGSPYGAGTYAGDGSRQPSELELEQAFHQGKYIATITKKLKGAK; via the exons ATGGCTACAAAAGTGTATATCGT GTACTACTCCATGTACGGACATGTAAAGAAGCTAGCTGAAGAGATAAAGAAAGGAGCCGCATCTGTTGAAGGAGTTGAAGCCACATTATGGCAGGTTCCAGAAACATTGCACGAAGATGTTCTTGGGAAATTGGGTGCTGCTCCTAAGAGCGACACACCAATAATTAGTGCAGCTGAGCTTACTGAAGCAGATGGATTTATTTTCGGGTTTCCAACAAGATTTGGTATGATGTCTGCTCAGTTCAAAGCCTTCTTTGATTCAACTGGTGGTCTTTGGGGAGCACAGTCACTCTCTGGCAAGCCAGCTGGCATCTTTTACAGCACTGGTTCTCAAGGTGGTGGTCAAGAAACAACCGC TTTGACAGCAATCACGCAATTGGTTCACCATGGAATGATCTTTGTGCCAATTGGGTACACATTTGGAGCTGGTATGTTTGAAATGGAGAAAGTGAAAGGTGGGAGTCCTTATGGTGCAGGAACTTATGCTGGGGATGGTTCCAGACAACCATCTGAACTTGAGCTGGAGCAGGCGTTTCATCAGGGAAAGTACATTGCCACCATCACCAAGAAACTCAAGGGAGCTAAATGA